The following proteins come from a genomic window of Flavobacteriales bacterium:
- a CDS encoding rRNA cytosine-C5-methyltransferase, translating to MNEYTPEQAEKIEQVVSGLRHLLSASELNDFKAAIQQEPVLSVRRHPLRYHLAANTHPVPWCAWGEYLSERPVFTLHPLFHAGAYYVQEAGSMFLHHVMQQILPQHEVRVLDLCAAPGGKSTLMALSLRENDLLIANEVSRPRCSVLRENIIRHGDPKIIVSNNEASDFSSFNGFFDIILIDAPCSGEGMFRKDENALGEWSVDNVKQCAVRQKNIIGEILPALRDGGILIYSTCTYNAEENEKQLEYCVQEFSLENVAMNVPEEWNIFRTKTSGIDAYRFLPHRTKAEGFFLSVMRKPGNEPHLHLPREKSSSTKKAEELKSWLRPEWEYALYMENEKAFIHANARETAFLKKHLRFALEKYPLAEKKGKDWIPAPEAVFSAAFHSENFQQLELEKEEALRYLKTEDISTKGEIGWNLITYQQLPLGWIKQLPNRSNNYYPKEWKIRMQLK from the coding sequence TTGAACGAATATACTCCGGAACAGGCAGAAAAAATAGAACAGGTCGTATCCGGCCTCCGTCATCTATTATCCGCAAGCGAACTGAACGATTTTAAAGCAGCTATACAGCAAGAACCCGTGTTGTCGGTACGTCGACACCCACTCCGTTACCATCTCGCCGCAAACACGCATCCTGTGCCCTGGTGTGCATGGGGAGAATACCTCAGCGAGCGACCGGTCTTTACGCTGCATCCTTTATTTCATGCCGGAGCCTATTATGTGCAAGAAGCCGGCTCCATGTTTCTCCACCATGTGATGCAACAAATTCTTCCGCAACACGAAGTTCGCGTACTCGATCTATGCGCTGCTCCGGGAGGAAAATCTACTTTAATGGCATTATCTCTTCGCGAAAACGATTTACTCATTGCCAATGAAGTTTCGCGTCCGCGTTGTTCCGTACTTCGCGAAAACATCATCCGCCACGGCGATCCGAAAATTATTGTCAGCAACAACGAGGCTTCCGATTTCAGTTCGTTCAACGGATTTTTCGATATCATTCTCATCGATGCACCTTGTTCAGGTGAAGGCATGTTCCGCAAAGATGAAAACGCACTCGGGGAATGGTCGGTCGACAATGTAAAACAATGCGCTGTCCGGCAAAAAAACATCATCGGAGAAATTCTTCCGGCACTGCGCGATGGGGGAATTCTCATATACAGTACCTGCACCTACAATGCCGAAGAAAATGAAAAACAACTGGAATACTGCGTGCAGGAATTTTCACTCGAAAATGTAGCCATGAATGTTCCGGAGGAATGGAATATTTTCCGCACGAAAACTTCCGGTATCGATGCTTATCGTTTTTTACCACACCGCACCAAAGCAGAAGGATTTTTCCTAAGTGTAATGCGCAAACCCGGCAATGAACCACACCTGCATCTTCCCCGCGAAAAAAGCAGTTCCACAAAAAAAGCGGAGGAATTAAAATCATGGCTTCGTCCCGAATGGGAATATGCCTTGTACATGGAAAATGAAAAAGCATTTATTCATGCCAACGCACGCGAAACGGCATTTCTAAAAAAACATCTGCGCTTTGCACTGGAAAAATATCCGCTGGCCGAAAAAAAAGGGAAGGACTGGATCCCCGCACCCGAAGCTGTTTTTTCCGCTGCCTTCCATTCCGAAAATTTTCAGCAACTCGAATTGGAAAAAGAAGAAGCCTTGCGTTATTTAAAAACGGAGGACATCAGCACCAAGGGTGAAATCGGATGGAATTTAATCACGTATCAACAATTACCGCTGGGATGGATCAAACAATTGCCAAATCGTTCCAATAATTATTATCCCAAAGAGTGGAAAATCAGAATGCAGTTGAAATAA
- a CDS encoding 2-oxo acid dehydrogenase subunit E2: MAEIVRMPKLSDTMTEGVVAQWHKKVGDPVKSGELLAEIETDKATMEFESYQSGVLLHIGVEKGKAAPVDSILAILGKQGEDISALLEAEKKNAPAAKEETKVETAVQTPVVAETKTVEAPKTVTVASTQKVVKSTAVNTSANGRTKISPLAKKLAEERGLNPGILQGSGEGGRIVKRDIENFAGLGMMSGGVESYTEVPVSQMRKTIARRLAESKFSAPHFYLTLEIDMDRAMDARKAIADINGVKVSFNDMVIKAAALALKKHPAVNSSWLGDRIRYNDHVHMGVAVAVEDGLLVPVVRFADTKSLSQISAEVREYAQKAKDKKLQPADWEGNTFTISNLGMFGIEEFTAIINPPDACILAVGGIKQVPVVKNGAVVPGNIMKVTLSCDHRVVDGATGAGFLNTFKQLLENPAVMLGQYTI, from the coding sequence ATGGCAGAAATAGTACGCATGCCCAAATTAAGTGATACCATGACCGAAGGGGTGGTTGCACAATGGCATAAGAAAGTTGGCGATCCGGTTAAATCCGGAGAGTTATTGGCAGAGATTGAAACCGACAAGGCCACGATGGAATTTGAATCGTACCAAAGCGGTGTGTTATTGCATATTGGTGTTGAAAAAGGAAAAGCTGCTCCGGTAGATTCCATTCTTGCCATTCTTGGAAAGCAGGGGGAAGATATTTCCGCTTTACTGGAAGCAGAAAAGAAAAATGCTCCTGCCGCTAAAGAAGAAACGAAAGTAGAAACAGCAGTACAAACCCCGGTTGTTGCCGAGACCAAAACCGTTGAAGCGCCCAAAACCGTTACTGTAGCTTCTACCCAAAAAGTAGTTAAATCTACTGCAGTGAACACTTCTGCCAATGGAAGAACTAAAATTTCTCCACTGGCGAAAAAGCTGGCCGAAGAACGCGGATTAAATCCGGGTATTTTACAAGGAAGTGGAGAAGGTGGACGAATTGTAAAACGCGATATTGAAAACTTTGCCGGATTAGGCATGATGAGTGGTGGCGTTGAAAGTTATACCGAAGTACCGGTATCGCAAATGCGCAAAACCATTGCACGCCGCCTGGCCGAATCGAAATTCTCTGCTCCGCATTTTTACCTGACACTCGAAATTGATATGGATCGCGCTATGGATGCGCGTAAAGCAATTGCTGATATCAATGGTGTGAAAGTGAGCTTTAATGACATGGTGATTAAAGCCGCTGCTTTAGCACTGAAAAAACATCCTGCCGTTAATTCCAGCTGGCTGGGTGACCGCATTCGTTATAATGATCATGTGCACATGGGTGTTGCTGTAGCGGTGGAAGACGGATTACTTGTTCCGGTTGTTCGTTTTGCAGATACCAAATCGCTGTCGCAAATTTCTGCTGAGGTTCGCGAATACGCGCAAAAAGCAAAAGATAAAAAATTACAACCAGCCGATTGGGAAGGAAATACATTTACCATTTCTAATCTCGGTATGTTCGGTATAGAAGAATTCACCGCCATTATTAATCCGCCGGATGCATGTATTCTTGCCGTTGGAGGAATTAAACAAGTTCCTGTAGTGAAAAACGGTGCTGTAGTTCCGGGGAATATTATGAAAGTCACCTTAAGCTGCGATCACCGTGTGGTGGATGGTGCAACAGGTGCGGGATTCCTGAATACCTTTAAACAATTACTCGAAAATCCGGCCGTGATGCTGGGTCAGTATACCATTTAA
- the pdhA gene encoding pyruvate dehydrogenase (acetyl-transferring) E1 component subunit alpha: MASDTKAKKASAKSMVASDDKKVKFSKETYVKWYEDMLVMRKIEEKAGQLYLQQKFGGFCHLYIGQEAIVAGTASACRPGDKHITAYRDHAHPIALGMHPKYMMAELYGRQTGMSKGKGGSMHMFNKEINLMGGHGIVGAQIPMGAGIAFAEKYLGTENVCFTSMGDGAVRQGALHETFNMAMMWKLPVIFIIENNNYAMGTSVERTTNVTDLSEIGASYHMPSFNVDGMSCEAVHLAIEEACDRARRGDGPTLLNIMTYRYKGHSMSDPQKYRSKEEVEEYKKKDPIEQVLATIRANKYLSEKEIEAIEKKVEDIVEESVKFAEESPLPDPSELYNDIYSEPNYPYIIEY; encoded by the coding sequence ATGGCTTCAGATACCAAAGCAAAGAAAGCATCGGCCAAATCGATGGTGGCCTCGGATGATAAGAAGGTAAAATTTTCGAAAGAAACCTATGTGAAGTGGTACGAGGATATGCTCGTAATGCGCAAAATCGAAGAGAAGGCGGGTCAGCTTTATCTCCAGCAGAAATTCGGTGGTTTTTGTCACCTCTACATTGGCCAGGAAGCCATTGTTGCAGGTACGGCCTCTGCTTGTCGCCCCGGTGATAAACACATCACGGCTTACCGTGACCATGCTCATCCGATTGCATTGGGTATGCATCCGAAATACATGATGGCCGAATTATATGGTCGCCAAACGGGGATGTCGAAAGGTAAAGGCGGATCGATGCACATGTTCAACAAGGAGATTAATCTGATGGGTGGACATGGTATTGTTGGTGCTCAAATTCCAATGGGTGCCGGTATTGCTTTTGCGGAAAAATATTTAGGAACCGAGAATGTTTGTTTCACCTCCATGGGTGATGGAGCTGTTCGTCAGGGAGCACTGCACGAAACCTTCAACATGGCCATGATGTGGAAACTTCCGGTGATTTTTATTATTGAGAATAATAATTACGCGATGGGTACTTCCGTAGAACGTACCACGAACGTAACAGATCTTTCTGAAATTGGCGCTTCTTATCATATGCCTTCGTTTAATGTTGACGGAATGAGTTGCGAAGCCGTTCACCTTGCCATTGAAGAAGCCTGTGACCGTGCCCGCCGCGGTGATGGTCCGACCTTATTAAACATCATGACCTATCGCTATAAAGGTCATTCCATGAGTGATCCGCAAAAATACCGCAGCAAAGAGGAAGTGGAAGAATACAAAAAGAAAGATCCGATTGAGCAGGTTTTAGCTACCATTCGCGCCAACAAATACCTGAGTGAAAAAGAAATTGAAGCGATTGAAAAAAAGGTGGAAGACATTGTTGAAGAATCGGTGAAGTTTGCCGAAGAAAGTCCGCTACCGGATCCAAGCGAGTTGTACAACGATATTTACAGCGAGCCGAATTATCCTTATATCATCGAATACTAA
- a CDS encoding cytidine deaminase yields the protein MGKSVQTLGFHYETFDSLDELPADEVQLVEAAREAAESAYAPYSRYHVGAALRLSGGRMVIGSNQENVAYPSGLCAERVAFFAAGAQFPGKTIEKVAIIALSEDFDVNEPVAPCGACRQSMSEYEFKQDTPIRLLLASASGKIIAINSVNSLLPLVFNESKLKKPL from the coding sequence ATGGGAAAAAGCGTTCAAACATTGGGTTTTCATTACGAAACCTTTGATTCTCTAGATGAATTGCCTGCCGATGAAGTGCAATTGGTGGAGGCTGCCCGTGAAGCTGCCGAGTCGGCCTATGCGCCTTATTCCCGCTATCACGTAGGTGCCGCCTTGCGATTGAGCGGAGGGAGAATGGTGATTGGTTCGAACCAGGAAAACGTGGCTTATCCTTCGGGACTTTGCGCTGAACGTGTTGCTTTTTTTGCAGCCGGTGCTCAATTTCCGGGTAAAACCATTGAGAAGGTGGCCATTATTGCGCTGTCGGAAGATTTTGACGTAAACGAACCTGTTGCCCCCTGTGGAGCCTGCAGGCAAAGTATGTCGGAATACGAGTTTAAGCAGGACACCCCGATTCGCCTTTTATTGGCCAGTGCCAGTGGTAAAATTATTGCCATTAACAGCGTAAATAGCTTATTACCCTTGGTTTTCAACGAATCTAAACTCAAGAAACCGCTTTAA
- a CDS encoding CotH kinase family protein: MKKFFAAFVFLVFTLPGDAQNEGNAFFGDAVIHDVYLTFHQSSYWDSLTTGYTNDVYIKCDVVIDTDTMPDCGIKFKGNSSYNNPSNKKSWKIDFNEYVSGQKHDGLKKINLNNCFKDPSFLREKMMLDFLYYRGIYGPRCTYTRVYVNGVYWGLYTAVEEIDKTFLDLRFNDKKGNLFKGDPSGDLKWLGSSPTAYYTKYELKTNETQNDWTDLVTFINKLNNTAIGALPDTLANYLDMDNFYYTWASHVLFSNLDSYLGSGHNYYIYHDSTINQFRYISWDVNEAFGNFNQGMTVAQIEAMNIFYVPNPPGNRPLHERLLQNNAAKQRLADALCDLVNYDFSIWTLDAKIDSLANAIRADVYADSLKFYSNQNFEDNLNNTVTVVGNPGGNDMPGIKSFLTNRRNSVASQLGAYGCTVGISDIQNEMLDLYPNPAHDQIRVDGLNENNCVYEIFDLSGRMILTGNLNNSPVISLHAIASEGMYILQMYTPSGKIYRNKFMKQ, from the coding sequence ATGAAAAAGTTTTTTGCTGCATTTGTCTTCCTGGTTTTCACCCTGCCGGGTGATGCCCAAAATGAAGGAAATGCATTTTTTGGCGATGCCGTTATTCATGATGTGTACCTCACTTTCCACCAAAGCTCTTATTGGGATTCGCTAACCACAGGCTATACCAATGATGTGTATATTAAATGCGATGTGGTAATTGATACCGACACCATGCCCGACTGCGGCATAAAATTTAAAGGCAATTCATCCTATAATAATCCCTCCAATAAAAAATCGTGGAAGATCGATTTTAATGAATATGTCAGCGGACAAAAACACGATGGCTTAAAAAAAATCAACCTCAACAATTGTTTTAAAGATCCGAGTTTTCTGCGTGAAAAAATGATGCTCGATTTTCTTTACTACCGCGGAATTTATGGTCCACGCTGCACCTATACCCGCGTATATGTAAACGGGGTTTATTGGGGACTCTACACCGCCGTAGAAGAAATCGATAAAACATTTCTCGATTTGCGTTTCAACGATAAAAAAGGAAATCTCTTTAAAGGAGATCCCTCCGGCGATTTAAAATGGTTGGGAAGTAGTCCCACCGCCTATTACACCAAATACGAACTCAAAACCAACGAAACCCAAAACGACTGGACCGATCTGGTAACGTTCATCAATAAATTAAACAACACCGCAATTGGCGCTTTGCCCGATACCCTGGCTAATTATCTCGACATGGATAATTTCTATTATACCTGGGCATCGCATGTTTTATTTTCTAATCTGGATTCCTATTTAGGAAGCGGACATAACTATTACATCTATCACGATTCCACCATTAATCAATTCCGTTATATTTCATGGGACGTTAATGAAGCTTTCGGTAACTTTAATCAGGGGATGACCGTTGCTCAAATTGAGGCAATGAATATTTTTTACGTTCCCAATCCACCCGGTAATCGTCCCCTTCACGAGCGCCTTTTGCAAAACAACGCAGCGAAACAACGCCTTGCCGATGCCCTTTGCGATTTGGTGAATTATGATTTTTCAATCTGGACCCTCGATGCAAAAATCGATTCGCTGGCCAATGCCATTCGCGCCGATGTATATGCCGACAGCCTTAAATTTTACAGCAATCAGAATTTCGAAGACAACCTTAATAACACAGTAACGGTAGTTGGAAATCCGGGTGGTAACGACATGCCCGGTATTAAATCCTTTTTAACCAACCGCCGCAATTCGGTAGCTTCCCAATTAGGAGCCTACGGTTGTACGGTGGGGATTTCCGATATTCAAAATGAAATGCTTGATTTGTACCCGAATCCCGCCCATGACCAGATTCGGGTGGACGGACTCAACGAAAACAATTGTGTATACGAGATTTTTGATTTATCTGGAAGAATGATTTTAACCGGAAACTTAAATAACAGTCCTGTTATTTCCTTGCATGCAATTGCATCAGAAGGAATGTACATTTTACAAATGTATACGCCTTCCGGAAAAATCTATCGCAATAAATTCATGAAACAATAA
- a CDS encoding polyphosphate polymerase domain-containing protein — protein MQLQDVIANMDPISLDEMDSVKLMNRTDTKFGFSASLLPEILKACSNDYRILEVNTVRASAYRTLYFDTPDHQLYLDHHKGKPYRFKIRIRNYIESNLFYLEVKVKVKGRTVKSRIKLSGFETELSEKSRAFIEKATGEKLNLVPVLWNGFHRVTLINRKEKERLTIDFGLNFENMKGEKEDVGSLIIAEVKQENRSRSSKIINVLRQYGIRESGMSKYCVGTALIEKELKSNNFKSKLLAIEKIKKAA, from the coding sequence ATGCAATTGCAGGACGTCATAGCAAACATGGATCCGATTTCACTCGATGAAATGGATAGCGTAAAGCTCATGAACCGAACCGATACCAAATTCGGATTCAGCGCATCGTTGCTACCCGAAATTTTAAAAGCCTGCAGTAACGATTACCGTATTCTCGAGGTCAACACCGTTCGCGCATCCGCCTACCGCACCTTGTATTTCGACACCCCCGATCATCAGCTCTATCTCGATCATCATAAAGGCAAACCTTATCGTTTTAAAATCAGAATCCGCAATTACATCGAGTCGAATTTATTCTACCTCGAAGTAAAAGTGAAAGTAAAAGGAAGAACGGTAAAATCGCGGATTAAGTTAAGTGGATTCGAAACTGAGCTCAGTGAAAAATCGAGAGCTTTTATTGAAAAAGCAACCGGAGAAAAATTAAATCTTGTTCCGGTATTATGGAACGGATTTCACCGGGTGACACTCATCAACCGAAAAGAAAAAGAACGACTCACCATCGATTTCGGATTGAACTTCGAAAACATGAAAGGTGAAAAAGAAGATGTGGGCTCTTTAATTATTGCAGAAGTAAAACAAGAAAACAGAAGCCGTTCTTCAAAAATTATTAATGTCCTGCGCCAATACGGAATTCGCGAATCGGGAATGAGTAAATATTGTGTAGGAACCGCACTTATCGAAAAAGAATTAAAATCAAATAATTTCAAGTCCAAACTACTGGCCATTGAAAAAATAAAAAAAGCAGCATAA
- a CDS encoding DUF4956 domain-containing protein, which produces MDLAGAKVKIKPYSDSLLGMPVYDDDIWKMIFRFSINLIVMVVLIRMIYYPTTKRKDYLFTYMMIGFISFFICIALKNKDIDTGMALGLFAIFSIIRYRTDAIPIKEMTYLFIVIGISVTNALTGKDSSLIGLLFINVSLLFLAYGFEKIWLLKHESTRIVLYEKIENIKPENRAALIQDLENRTGIKINRVSIGKIDFLRDVAQIFVHYYEDEQKNISNYASTSTSDGDDD; this is translated from the coding sequence ATGGATCTGGCAGGAGCCAAAGTGAAAATTAAACCCTATTCAGATTCCTTACTGGGAATGCCGGTTTACGACGATGACATCTGGAAAATGATATTCCGTTTTTCAATCAATTTAATCGTTATGGTGGTACTGATCCGGATGATCTATTACCCTACTACCAAACGCAAAGACTATTTATTTACCTACATGATGATCGGATTCATTTCCTTCTTCATTTGTATTGCGCTTAAAAATAAAGATATCGATACGGGGATGGCTTTGGGATTATTCGCCATTTTCTCCATTATCCGTTACCGCACCGATGCCATTCCGATTAAGGAAATGACCTATCTGTTTATTGTCATTGGAATTTCCGTAACCAATGCACTTACCGGAAAAGACAGTAGTTTAATTGGCTTGTTATTCATCAATGTTTCCCTGCTCTTTTTAGCATACGGTTTCGAAAAAATCTGGCTGCTTAAACATGAATCTACACGCATAGTGCTCTATGAGAAAATAGAAAACATAAAACCCGAAAACCGCGCAGCATTAATTCAGGATCTGGAAAACAGAACTGGAATAAAAATCAATCGCGTAAGCATCGGTAAAATCGATTTCCTCCGCGATGTGGCGCAGATATTTGTACACTATTACGAGGACGAACAAAAAAACATCAGCAATTACGCATCCACCTCCACTTCCGACGGCGATGATGATTAA
- a CDS encoding DUF2490 domain-containing protein, which yields MMIKKRIYILALFLLFCGNGMAQYWDNQQWFAPSLKYSLSKELKLEFEQGFRFSEFSQINTSYSDFGLSYKINKHFKIAGGYRHIYRGTWNDPDNIDDRFYVDGSTEDKNGDFKFGWRMRFQARFRDWHTSEMGWRPQLIWRNKVSVSYKGIDHITPYINIELFTRLNDLGEKIYSQQIRYYLGADYEISKEVEVGLFYMHQREFNCKNPEFNHVIGLNLNFSL from the coding sequence ATGATGATTAAAAAACGGATATATATTCTTGCGCTATTTCTATTGTTTTGCGGCAATGGAATGGCGCAGTATTGGGACAATCAGCAATGGTTTGCTCCTTCTTTAAAGTATAGTCTTTCCAAAGAATTAAAACTCGAATTCGAACAGGGATTTCGCTTTTCGGAATTCTCTCAGATCAACACGTCCTATTCCGATTTCGGTTTATCTTATAAAATCAATAAGCACTTTAAAATAGCAGGTGGTTATCGCCACATCTACCGCGGCACCTGGAACGACCCGGATAATATCGACGATCGTTTTTATGTAGATGGATCTACCGAAGATAAAAATGGAGATTTTAAATTCGGCTGGAGAATGCGATTTCAGGCGCGTTTTCGCGATTGGCATACCAGCGAAATGGGATGGCGACCACAACTCATCTGGAGAAATAAAGTATCTGTTTCCTATAAGGGAATTGATCATATCACACCCTATATCAACATCGAATTATTTACGCGATTAAACGATTTGGGAGAAAAAATATATAGTCAGCAAATCCGCTATTACCTCGGTGCAGATTATGAAATTTCCAAAGAAGTGGAGGTTGGTTTATTCTATATGCACCAACGCGAATTCAATTGCAAAAATCCGGAATTCAATCACGTTATCGGATTAAACCTGAACTTCAGTTTGTAA
- the ispF gene encoding 2-C-methyl-D-erythritol 2,4-cyclodiphosphate synthase, which translates to MKLRIGYGFDVHRLSEGYDLWLGGVKIPAEKGAVGHSDADVVLHAICDAMLGALSLRDIGFHFPDTSSEFKGIDSKILLKRTFDLIKEKGFRVNNIDAMLCLEKPKIKPHIDAMRESIAAILEVTADDISIKATTNEKLGYVGREEGITASAVVLLIAD; encoded by the coding sequence ATGAAGCTTCGGATCGGTTATGGATTTGATGTTCATCGCCTGAGCGAAGGTTATGATTTGTGGCTGGGCGGTGTTAAGATTCCGGCAGAAAAAGGAGCGGTTGGTCATTCCGATGCCGATGTTGTTTTACACGCTATTTGTGATGCCATGCTTGGCGCTTTGTCGCTACGGGATATCGGATTTCACTTCCCGGATACTTCCTCTGAATTTAAGGGGATCGACTCGAAAATTTTATTGAAACGGACCTTTGATCTGATTAAAGAAAAAGGTTTTCGCGTCAATAATATTGATGCCATGTTGTGTTTGGAAAAACCAAAAATTAAACCCCATATTGATGCCATGCGCGAAAGCATTGCTGCTATTCTGGAAGTAACGGCCGACGATATTTCCATTAAAGCAACCACCAATGAAAAATTGGGTTATGTGGGACGCGAAGAGGGAATTACTGCATCTGCAGTGGTCTTGTTAATTGCCGATTAA
- the porV gene encoding type IX secretion system outer membrane channel protein PorV, protein MMNKKTSGLAGLALIVASQGMAQTQSSRAEQVQLNTITTAVPFLQIGPDSRSGAMGDAGVAISPDANAIHWNAAKLAFADNEMEFSMSYSPWLRNLVPDINLAYLAGYKKLDKKSAVGAALRYFSLGNITFTDQNGSVIRDYVPNEFSLDGTYSRKLSDRFSMAMSARFIYSNLTGGVIVQGANTKAGKSVAVDVSGYYTNPDVKLGDMDADLGLGFNISNIGAKMNYTNTAQRDFLPCNMRLGTALSLNPDEYNKITFAFDVNKLLVPTPPIYELDSLGSVVYDADGNPSILSGRDPNVGVAAGIFGSFNDAPGTFVYDNSGNPVYDANGQAQIEKGSKFKEELREFTLSPGIEWWYAKQFAARAGYFHEHASKGNRKYFTIGAGIKYSVFSLDLSYLISISQQNPLNRTLRFSLRFSFESLKKDKDKGVD, encoded by the coding sequence ATGATGAATAAGAAAACAAGTGGCCTGGCTGGTTTGGCGTTGATTGTGGCCTCTCAAGGGATGGCTCAGACACAGAGTTCAAGAGCGGAACAGGTTCAGTTAAATACCATTACCACTGCAGTTCCATTTTTACAAATTGGTCCGGATTCCCGTTCCGGTGCTATGGGTGATGCCGGGGTTGCTATTTCACCGGATGCGAATGCCATTCATTGGAATGCTGCGAAGCTTGCTTTTGCGGATAATGAAATGGAATTCTCCATGAGTTATTCTCCCTGGTTACGCAATCTTGTTCCCGATATTAATCTTGCTTATTTAGCAGGCTATAAAAAACTCGATAAAAAATCGGCCGTAGGTGCTGCCTTGCGTTATTTTTCATTAGGAAACATTACGTTCACCGATCAGAATGGTAGCGTCATCCGCGATTATGTTCCGAATGAATTTTCGCTGGATGGAACCTACTCGCGTAAATTATCCGATCGTTTCTCCATGGCCATGTCGGCCCGTTTCATTTACTCTAACCTGACCGGTGGTGTAATTGTGCAGGGTGCCAATACCAAGGCCGGAAAATCGGTGGCGGTGGATGTGAGCGGATACTATACTAATCCCGATGTGAAACTCGGTGATATGGATGCCGATTTAGGATTAGGGTTTAACATCTCGAACATTGGTGCAAAAATGAATTACACCAATACCGCACAACGCGATTTCCTTCCCTGCAACATGCGCTTGGGAACGGCATTAAGTTTGAATCCTGACGAATACAACAAAATTACTTTTGCGTTCGACGTGAATAAACTACTTGTTCCAACTCCTCCGATTTATGAATTAGACAGTCTCGGAAGTGTTGTGTATGATGCCGATGGAAATCCATCCATTCTTAGCGGCCGTGATCCGAATGTAGGTGTTGCTGCCGGTATTTTTGGGTCATTCAATGATGCACCAGGAACCTTTGTGTATGACAATAGCGGTAATCCCGTTTACGATGCCAATGGACAAGCCCAAATTGAAAAAGGATCCAAATTCAAAGAAGAATTAAGAGAATTTACTTTGTCGCCCGGAATTGAGTGGTGGTATGCCAAACAATTCGCTGCGCGTGCCGGTTATTTTCATGAGCATGCCAGCAAAGGAAACAGAAAGTATTTCACGATTGGAGCAGGGATTAAATATTCCGTGTTCTCTTTGGATTTATCGTATCTGATTTCGATCTCCCAACAAAATCCGTTGAACCGTACACTTCGTTTTTCACTGCGCTTTTCGTTCGAAAGTCTGAAGAAGGACAAAGACAAAGGAGTTGACTAA